CAAATGAGATAGCGGAGCCCCCAACACACATAAGTACTCGACGAGCCGCGATATCATAATTTAAAGGGCTATGCAATAATGATCGTGAAGCCATATGGAACGGATTGGGCCTCGGCCAGGGAATTAGTGAGGTAGTGCGTGTCCTTGGATTCTTCATAAATGTAAATCTTGGTTCAAAAGCACCAGTGATATAGTACAGTCTGTTAGAGATCAGTGGAAACTTGCCATTTCTAACGATCAGCTTTACTGTTTCATCTGTTGGCAAGCTAGCTATCGTGTAGGGGTGTTGCAGAGGAACCACTTGTCCAAGCAACCTTTTCAGCCAGTTTTTCTCCCAAGTACTAATCCTAACATGTCCCGAGGGTAAGACCTGTTTGGAGGATAGCGCTTCCCGAGGGAACTCGACAAGCGCTAGTGAATCTGAAATACTTATGACGGATATCGTAGCGGTCCTTGTATGCAATACGCGATACAATATTTGCGCAGCAAGTATAGTACAATTCAGTAATGTGTAGTACGGAACCCCAGGCCTTGCGTGGAAATGTATTAAAATGACGGATAGCCAGGTACTAATGTAATGTACACTGTAAAAGACTCTGAATCGTCTACGTCTCACCGTTCGCACCGAACTAAAACCTATCAGCAGAAACAGGGCCATGGCTACCACACCATACATATTTGCAGGTTTCTTAATCTTGATCCAGAAGGCATGTTTTCTAGCCATGAACCAGCTGTAGAGCAAAGAATGCAGTAACGATTCGACCACCACCACCCTCGAGATCCATTTATGGATCGGGATCAGCGCTAAAAACAAGGTTTCCGGCAGAGGCGAAGGTCTCAAAGTCAGAAACAGCAGCGGTGGCATCAAAGCCGCCGCAATCCTTCCCATTCGCCTTGTCACTTGCACCAGATCACGATCAACTCCATACCAGGTGAACGTTGCAACGATTAAAGACCACAGCACAAACTGGTGGAATGATTGATTATGGTAAAGCAGGGATCTATGAACCCACGAGTGTGATCTGAAGATCCGCCTTTTAGTGTATTGAACCATTCTGAACACCCGACGAGTCCTGCTCATCACATTCCACATTGGAAGCACCAGACACAACAGAACTACTGTGAAGATAAAGCAAAACCGCGCCGCTCTAACCACCCGACTGCATTGAACCTTTCGATTTACTCTGTGGTCGAAACTGGGTAAGTGGTCACCCAACCAATTCAACAGCCCATCGAGAACCTGTCTCCTCTCGGGCTGCGGTCCCTCTAGCTCTTCTGATATATCCCGCTTCAACATTACCGCTCAAGTTGAGCATTTCTCGTTAGGCTACTTCCAGAATCTACTCTAGACCATAGATAGATGATCCCAAACTGAATTACTGAAGTAGCAGAACCATCATTGCTACCTGCCTTCGGTGAGAATTACAGCGACTTCCAATATAAGTTTCCGCACCCAGATCGTATTTGGGACTGTTCCTCGCCAGCGAAAGCCGTACACCATGTTTGCCGCAAAGAAATCCGTAAACCCACGAAACccgaaatttttcagagcGCGAATACGGTTGCGTCGTGTCTGAAACTTGCGTCGGTGATCCATTGCTTTGGTTGCTGCCATAGAGGGAGGACGCTGGAGGCGGGCTAGCGTTGTAGGAGGAGAGTCCCTCCATGGCGTAGAGGATGTCTTCGCCGCTAGGCGGAAAGGCGCAGCGCCAGGCGGAGTGTTTGCTGGTTCTAGGTAGAGCAGCTGGGCGGGAGCTGGTGGGAAGCTCTCGGTAGAGTGAAAAAAGCTGGTAGTACTCTCATCGAGCCTATGGACAGGGCCATACTGCTTGTTGGAGTTGCAAGTCGTTATTGGAATAGTCGATAGTAACAGACATTGATTCGTTAATTGGTGGTATCGCGACGTTCTAGAGAAGATTTTGCATCGATTAGTAGATCCAAGAAGGAACAGCACAGAAAGAGGTACGAAGATGTCTTTACCAGCTACTTTTGACTTGACCCCAGAAGACGCCCAATTGTTGTTGGCTGCTAACACCCATCTAGGTGCTAGAAACGTACAAGTGCACCAAGAACCAT
The sequence above is drawn from the Torulaspora globosa chromosome 5, complete sequence genome and encodes:
- the FRE8 gene encoding putative ferric-chelate reductase (ancestral locus Anc_5.117), translated to MLKRDISEELEGPQPERRQVLDGLLNWLGDHLPSFDHRVNRKVQCSRVVRAARFCFIFTVVLLCLVLPMWNVMSRTRRVFRMVQYTKRRIFRSHSWVHRSLLYHNQSFHQFVLWSLIVATFTWYGVDRDLVQVTRRMGRIAAALMPPLLFLTLRPSPLPETLFLALIPIHKWISRVVVVESLLHSLLYSWFMARKHAFWIKIKKPANMYGVVAMALFLLIGFSSVRTVRRRRFRVFYSVHYISTWLSVILIHFHARPGVPYYTLLNCTILAAQILYRVLHTRTATISVISISDSLALVEFPREALSSKQVLPSGHVRISTWEKNWLKRLLGQVVPLQHPYTIASLPTDETVKLIVRNGKFPLISNRLYYITGAFEPRFTFMKNPRTRTTSLIPWPRPNPFHMASRSLLHSPLNYDIAARRVLMCVGGSAISFALPLLRILNFNGVNVKLIWVVRDLKDLKVLYHFKNNFDGLEIYISGTSGSEQDIQIDYIDCYDDSDTSPHAPSSGVRDPGAAPPMPPTEQASLLENATGSGYWSTGNKRYGPYSVKHSLSGVSCIGSDNANDEIDFTKTFAARNARSQSINNWDTTVSLPMSANNIFRKPSIIEGPASRNSNFGDESYPGEQQRPTDSDTKLKIPSSVKVVFGRPTLGGTEYKWCLQRECDAETARDICCRLNGEDSDLVDSLAEVAVIAAGPPSLIESARRFATDAGLLFHAESFAV